In Streptomyces sp. 840.1, one DNA window encodes the following:
- a CDS encoding cytochrome P450: protein MTTPSVPPPGCPAHGSGQRIPLDSAEFAANPHAYYRYMRELGPTAAVTIAPGVEATLVTDYNAALELLQDSTTFRKDSRRWRALAEGCVRPDSPVLPLLAYRPNAMFTDGAEHVRLRQAITDSFARVSNKRLNRIVSQAAQFLINQFSARGSADLLRDYAQQLPLYVFNELFGCPAEIGDRVLFGISGMFDGVNAEAASQVLLGAVGELVALKRSQPGEDVTSYLMQHPAQLSDEELAHTLVLLLGAGGEPEGNLIGNAFYTMLTNEEFARLGQFDKAVDDTLWRNAPMSNYAPHYPVVDTDVAGDKVRAGDLVLVSFGAANTALADRGADTRGHLAWSAGPHACPSKEPARLIALTGLETLFNALPDVELAIPADSLAWRPGPFNRALASLPVRFSAATPRAAAPPEPTAAPRYQAPPGAAAPAHAAPQPTGKAGRWSGFMKWLTGQ, encoded by the coding sequence ATGACAACCCCCTCAGTACCTCCGCCCGGCTGCCCCGCACACGGCAGCGGGCAGCGCATACCCCTGGACAGTGCGGAGTTCGCTGCCAATCCGCACGCGTACTACCGCTACATGCGCGAGCTCGGCCCCACCGCTGCGGTCACCATCGCCCCCGGCGTGGAGGCGACGCTGGTGACCGATTACAACGCGGCTCTGGAACTGCTGCAGGATTCGACGACCTTCCGCAAGGACTCACGCCGCTGGCGTGCACTGGCTGAGGGCTGCGTCCGCCCCGACAGCCCGGTCCTGCCGCTGCTGGCCTACCGGCCGAACGCGATGTTCACCGACGGCGCCGAGCATGTGCGGCTGCGGCAGGCCATCACCGACTCCTTCGCCCGCGTCAGCAACAAGCGGCTGAACCGGATCGTCAGCCAGGCAGCCCAGTTCCTGATCAACCAGTTCAGCGCCCGCGGCAGCGCCGACCTGCTCCGCGACTACGCCCAGCAGCTCCCGCTGTACGTGTTCAACGAGCTGTTCGGCTGCCCGGCAGAGATCGGTGACCGGGTGCTGTTCGGCATCTCCGGCATGTTCGACGGAGTCAACGCCGAGGCGGCCAGCCAGGTCCTGCTCGGAGCGGTCGGCGAGCTGGTGGCGCTCAAGCGCTCCCAGCCCGGGGAGGACGTCACGTCCTACCTGATGCAGCATCCGGCGCAGCTGAGCGACGAGGAACTGGCGCACACGCTGGTGTTGCTCCTCGGTGCGGGCGGCGAGCCGGAGGGCAACCTGATCGGCAACGCCTTCTACACGATGCTGACCAACGAGGAGTTCGCGCGCCTGGGTCAGTTCGACAAGGCTGTGGACGACACTCTGTGGCGCAATGCGCCGATGTCGAACTATGCGCCCCATTACCCGGTGGTCGACACGGACGTGGCCGGCGACAAGGTGCGCGCCGGTGACCTGGTGCTGGTGTCCTTCGGCGCCGCCAACACGGCGCTCGCGGACCGCGGTGCCGACACCCGCGGTCACCTCGCCTGGAGCGCGGGCCCGCACGCCTGCCCGTCGAAGGAGCCGGCCAGGCTGATCGCCCTGACCGGCCTGGAGACGCTGTTCAACGCCCTGCCCGACGTTGAACTCGCCATTCCCGCGGACAGCCTCGCCTGGCGGCCCGGCCCCTTCAACCGGGCCCTGGCCTCGCTGCCCGTCCGGTTCAGCGCGGCCACCCCGCGCGCCGCGGCCCCACCGGAGCCGACGGCCGCGCCCCGCTACCAGGCACCCCCCGGCGCGGCCGCACCCGCGCACGCGGCGCCGCAGCCCACCGGTAAAGCGGGGCGCTGGAGCGGCTTCATGAAGTGGCTGACGGGCCAGTAG
- a CDS encoding tryptophan dimethylallyltransferase family protein, translated as MTARPGPGIPATSPGETTLGDHVLGQLRRLGATVGLSEADTELYGRVLTDSLAGSAHRPLSLPPASPTFLSDDHTPVEFSLASAPDAAPALRMLVEPGWAHSDMAESGRAGLAVIRAMGARWGFATDRLDAIADLFFPAAAQGPLALWYALDLRAGGVPGVKVYLNPSASGPENAARTVREALRRLGYGQAFEQLPPAAGYPFLALDLGAWASPRVKVYVRHPRMSADDACALSRTSGATAADTRYFFHASAGSLTPSERGGRDPLRLVRRPALTCHSFTEGDNNPSGFTLHIPIRDYVRDDEETLARAAALLNRAGMDPSVLNRSLGALTERNLADGVGLIAYLALVYERNRPPRLTTYLSSEAYRVRPPQEQYPQETWMSAQRTQSLLDLGHQAVGHVSPHTAQKEVTWSPTASRS; from the coding sequence ATGACCGCCCGCCCGGGGCCCGGCATACCGGCAACCAGCCCCGGTGAGACGACGCTCGGCGACCACGTACTCGGTCAACTCCGGCGCCTGGGCGCCACGGTGGGCCTGAGCGAGGCGGACACCGAGCTGTACGGGCGGGTCCTGACCGACTCCCTCGCGGGCTCCGCACACCGGCCGCTGTCCCTGCCGCCGGCCTCGCCCACCTTCCTCTCCGACGACCACACCCCCGTCGAGTTCTCCCTCGCCAGCGCTCCGGACGCCGCCCCGGCCCTGCGCATGCTCGTGGAGCCCGGGTGGGCCCACAGCGACATGGCCGAAAGCGGCCGCGCCGGGCTTGCGGTCATCCGCGCGATGGGCGCCCGCTGGGGCTTCGCCACCGACCGGCTCGACGCCATCGCCGACCTGTTCTTCCCCGCTGCGGCCCAGGGCCCGCTGGCCCTGTGGTACGCGCTCGATCTGCGCGCCGGAGGGGTCCCAGGGGTCAAGGTCTACCTGAACCCCTCCGCCTCCGGCCCGGAAAACGCGGCCCGCACCGTGCGCGAGGCACTGCGGCGGCTCGGCTACGGCCAGGCCTTCGAGCAACTGCCCCCGGCGGCCGGCTATCCGTTCCTCGCTCTGGACCTGGGCGCCTGGGCGTCCCCCCGCGTCAAGGTCTACGTGAGGCACCCGCGCATGTCGGCCGATGACGCCTGCGCGCTCAGCCGTACCTCCGGAGCCACAGCGGCCGACACCCGCTACTTCTTCCACGCGAGCGCGGGCTCCCTCACGCCGTCCGAGCGCGGCGGGAGGGACCCCCTGCGACTGGTGCGGCGGCCGGCGCTCACCTGCCACTCCTTCACCGAAGGCGACAACAACCCGAGCGGCTTCACACTCCACATTCCCATTCGTGACTACGTGCGCGACGACGAAGAGACCCTCGCCCGCGCCGCAGCCCTGCTGAACCGGGCCGGCATGGACCCCAGCGTCCTGAACCGCAGTCTGGGAGCGCTCACAGAGCGAAACCTCGCCGACGGCGTGGGGCTGATCGCCTACCTGGCCCTGGTGTACGAGCGCAACCGGCCGCCCCGGCTCACCACCTACCTGAGTTCCGAGGCCTACCGCGTCCGGCCGCCGCAGGAGCAGTACCCGCAGGAAACCTGGATGTCTGCGCAACGCACCCAGAGCCTCCTGGACCTCGGGCACCAGGCCGTCGGCCACGTCAGCCCGCACACCGCACAGAAGGAAGTCACATGGAGCCCTACCGCATCAAGGTCGTAG
- a CDS encoding LuxR C-terminal-related transcriptional regulator, giving the protein MPESVDAVEMQAALLRLRRTSGLPVAFGGLLSDTRHARIAELNGAHTAALRGLVISAGSGLGGKAIALSRPCAVTDYHSSRHISHEYDVAVAAEGLRSVVAVPVVVRRKVRGVLYGALREPLTLGDRTFDAAVAAARDVEQALAVRDEVQQLLAVTREEVTDPRAAPEAWEDVRSAHRELRALVPKVLDPALRDELLAVCGRLASAAGARVRRSGEVQLAPREVDVLACVAAGATNAVAAGRLGLRPETVKGYLRSAMRKLGAHTRLEAVVAARRAGLLP; this is encoded by the coding sequence GTGCCGGAATCCGTCGATGCGGTGGAGATGCAGGCCGCGCTGCTGCGGCTGCGCCGGACGAGCGGGCTGCCCGTGGCATTCGGCGGGCTGCTCTCCGACACCCGACATGCCAGGATCGCCGAGCTGAACGGGGCGCACACCGCGGCGCTGCGCGGGCTGGTGATCTCGGCCGGCAGCGGTCTGGGCGGCAAGGCGATCGCGCTGTCCCGGCCGTGCGCGGTGACCGATTACCACTCCTCGCGCCACATCAGCCACGAGTACGACGTGGCCGTGGCGGCGGAGGGGCTCCGCTCGGTCGTCGCGGTACCCGTCGTCGTACGCCGCAAGGTGCGCGGGGTGCTGTACGGAGCGCTGCGCGAGCCCCTCACGCTCGGGGACCGCACGTTCGACGCGGCGGTGGCCGCAGCCCGCGACGTGGAGCAGGCGCTGGCCGTCCGGGACGAGGTGCAGCAGCTGCTCGCCGTGACCCGCGAGGAGGTGACCGACCCGCGGGCCGCGCCGGAGGCCTGGGAGGACGTCAGGTCGGCGCACCGGGAACTGCGCGCCCTGGTGCCGAAGGTCCTCGACCCGGCGCTGCGCGACGAGCTGCTCGCGGTGTGCGGGCGGCTCGCCTCGGCGGCCGGTGCGCGGGTGCGGAGGTCCGGGGAGGTGCAGCTGGCTCCCCGTGAGGTCGATGTCCTGGCCTGCGTCGCGGCGGGCGCGACGAACGCGGTGGCGGCGGGCCGGCTCGGGCTGCGCCCGGAGACGGTGAAGGGCTATCTGCGCTCCGCGATGCGCAAGCTCGGCGCGCACACCCGGTTGGAGGCGGTCGTCGCCGCCCGGCGGGCGGGGCTGCTGCCGTAA
- the gcl gene encoding glyoxylate carboligase — MPRMTAARAAVEILKREGVSNAFGVPGAAINPFYAALKASGGVHHTLARHVEGASHMAEGYTRAKAGNIGVCIGTSGPAGTDMITGLYSAIADSIPILCITGQAPTAALHKEDFQAVDIASIAKPVTKAATTVLEAAQVPGVFQQAFHLMRTGRPGPVLIDLPIDVQLTEIEFDPDLYEPLPVHKPAASRKQIERAVEMLNASERPLLVAGGGIINADASELLVEFAELTGVPVVPTLMGWGILADDHELNAGMVGLQTSHRYANATFLESDFVIGIGNRWANRHTGKLDVYTQGRKFVHVDIEPTQLGKIFAPDLGIASDAKAALELFVEVARELKAAGKLKDRSQWAASTQERKATLQRRTHFDNVPLKPQRVYEEMNRAFGPETRYVTTIGLSQIAGAQMLHVYRPRHWINAGQAGPLGWTIPAALGVATADPEGSVVALSGDYDFQFMLEELAVGAQHRIPYVHVLVNNSYLGLIRQAQRNFDIDFQVNLEFENINSPELGAYGVDHVKVVEGLGCKAIRVTEPDQLLPAFEEAKKLAAEFRVPVVVEAILERVTNISMSGSDIASVNEFEDIASEPGHAPTAIRPLTKA; from the coding sequence ATGCCTCGAATGACCGCTGCCCGAGCGGCAGTTGAGATCCTCAAGCGCGAAGGCGTCAGCAACGCGTTCGGTGTGCCGGGCGCGGCGATCAACCCCTTCTACGCGGCCCTCAAGGCCTCCGGCGGGGTTCATCACACGCTCGCCCGCCACGTCGAGGGCGCCTCGCACATGGCCGAGGGGTACACCCGGGCCAAGGCGGGCAACATCGGCGTCTGCATCGGTACGTCGGGTCCGGCCGGCACCGACATGATCACCGGCCTGTACTCGGCCATCGCGGACTCGATCCCGATCCTGTGCATCACCGGCCAGGCCCCGACCGCGGCCCTCCACAAGGAGGACTTCCAGGCCGTCGACATCGCGTCGATCGCCAAGCCGGTCACCAAGGCGGCCACCACCGTCCTGGAGGCCGCGCAGGTCCCCGGCGTCTTCCAGCAGGCCTTCCACCTGATGCGCACCGGCCGTCCCGGCCCGGTCCTCATCGACCTGCCGATCGACGTGCAGCTGACCGAGATCGAGTTCGACCCCGATCTGTACGAGCCGCTGCCGGTGCACAAGCCGGCCGCCAGCCGTAAGCAGATCGAGCGGGCCGTCGAGATGCTGAACGCCTCCGAGCGCCCCCTGCTCGTCGCGGGCGGCGGCATCATTAACGCCGACGCCTCCGAGCTCCTGGTGGAGTTCGCCGAGCTGACCGGCGTCCCGGTCGTCCCGACCCTGATGGGCTGGGGCATCCTCGCCGACGACCACGAGCTGAACGCCGGCATGGTGGGTCTGCAGACCTCCCACCGCTACGCCAACGCGACCTTCCTGGAGTCCGACTTCGTCATCGGCATCGGCAACCGCTGGGCCAACCGCCACACCGGCAAGCTGGACGTCTACACGCAGGGCCGGAAGTTCGTCCACGTCGACATCGAGCCGACCCAGCTGGGCAAGATCTTCGCCCCCGACCTCGGCATCGCCTCCGACGCCAAGGCGGCGCTGGAGCTGTTCGTCGAGGTGGCGCGCGAGCTGAAGGCGGCCGGCAAGCTGAAGGACCGCTCGCAGTGGGCCGCGTCCACGCAGGAGCGCAAGGCGACCCTCCAGCGGCGTACGCACTTCGACAACGTGCCGCTGAAGCCGCAGCGCGTGTACGAGGAGATGAACCGGGCGTTCGGCCCCGAGACCCGTTACGTCACCACCATCGGCCTCTCCCAGATCGCCGGCGCGCAGATGCTGCACGTCTACCGCCCGCGCCACTGGATCAACGCCGGCCAGGCCGGTCCGCTCGGCTGGACCATCCCGGCCGCGCTGGGCGTCGCCACGGCCGACCCCGAGGGCTCCGTCGTCGCGCTCTCCGGCGACTACGACTTCCAGTTCATGCTGGAGGAGCTCGCGGTCGGCGCCCAGCACCGCATCCCGTACGTGCACGTCCTGGTCAACAACTCCTACCTGGGGCTGATCCGCCAGGCGCAGCGCAACTTCGACATCGACTTCCAGGTCAACCTGGAGTTCGAGAACATCAACTCGCCGGAGCTGGGCGCCTACGGCGTCGACCACGTCAAGGTCGTCGAAGGCCTGGGCTGCAAGGCGATCCGGGTCACCGAGCCGGACCAGCTGCTGCCGGCCTTCGAGGAGGCCAAGAAGCTGGCGGCGGAGTTCCGGGTGCCGGTGGTCGTCGAGGCGATTCTGGAGCGCGTCACGAACATCTCGATGAGCGGTTCGGACATCGCCTCGGTGAACGAGTTCGAGGACATCGCGTCGGAGCCGGGCCACGCGCCCACGGCGATCCGCCCGCTCACGAAGGCCTGA
- a CDS encoding AMP-binding protein has protein sequence MTELSYAHGTGSTPLLGDTIGRSLDRAIEAYGEREALVDVVSGRRWTYTEFGSAVGELARALMASGVAKGDRVGIWALNCPEWVLVQYATARIGAVMVNINPAYRAHELEYVLKQAGISLLAATLSHRTSDYRALVDEVRANCPALRAVHYIGDPSWDELTAAAGSVTEDQLHAREAGLSCDDPINIQYTSGTTGFPKGATLSHHNILNNGYFVGELVAYTEQDRVCLPVPFYHCFGMVMGNLGATSHGACIVIPAPAFDPVAVLAAVEQERCTSLYGVPTMFIAELNLPGFASYDLSSLRTGIMAGSPCPVEVMKRVVAEMHMDEVSICYGMTETSPVSTQTRRDDDLERRTGTVGRVMPHIEVKVIDPATGVTLERGASGELCTRGYSVMLGYWEQPDRTAEVIDAGRWMHTGDLAVMREDGYVQIVGRIKDMIIRGGENVYPREIEEFLYSHPKIADVQVVGVPDERYGEEILACVIPVDPADPPVLEEVAAFCRGQLAHYKVPRLLEILEAFPMTVSGKVRKIELRESYGR, from the coding sequence ATGACCGAGCTCTCCTACGCCCACGGCACCGGCTCCACCCCGCTGCTGGGCGACACCATCGGGCGCAGCCTCGACCGGGCGATCGAGGCGTACGGCGAGCGCGAGGCGCTGGTCGACGTGGTCTCCGGGCGGCGCTGGACGTACACGGAGTTCGGCTCGGCCGTCGGGGAGCTGGCCCGTGCGCTGATGGCGTCCGGGGTGGCCAAGGGCGACCGGGTCGGCATCTGGGCGCTCAACTGCCCCGAGTGGGTGCTCGTCCAGTACGCCACCGCCCGCATCGGCGCCGTCATGGTCAACATCAACCCCGCGTACCGGGCGCACGAGCTGGAGTACGTACTGAAGCAGGCCGGGATCTCGCTCCTGGCCGCCACCCTCTCGCACCGCACCAGCGACTACCGGGCGCTGGTGGACGAGGTTCGCGCGAACTGCCCCGCGCTGCGCGCCGTGCACTACATCGGCGACCCCAGCTGGGACGAGCTGACGGCGGCCGCCGGATCGGTGACGGAGGATCAACTCCACGCGCGCGAGGCCGGGCTGTCCTGCGACGACCCGATCAACATCCAGTACACCTCCGGCACCACGGGCTTCCCCAAGGGGGCGACCCTCTCCCATCACAACATCCTCAACAACGGCTATTTCGTGGGGGAGCTGGTCGCCTACACGGAACAGGACCGGGTCTGTCTGCCGGTGCCCTTCTACCACTGCTTCGGCATGGTCATGGGCAACCTCGGCGCCACCTCGCACGGCGCCTGCATCGTGATCCCGGCCCCCGCCTTCGACCCTGTAGCCGTGCTCGCCGCCGTCGAGCAGGAGCGCTGCACCTCGCTGTACGGGGTCCCCACCATGTTCATCGCGGAGCTCAACCTCCCCGGCTTCGCCTCGTACGACCTCTCGTCCCTGCGCACCGGCATCATGGCCGGATCACCCTGCCCGGTCGAGGTGATGAAGCGGGTCGTGGCGGAGATGCACATGGACGAGGTGTCCATCTGTTACGGGATGACGGAGACCTCACCGGTCTCCACGCAGACCCGCCGCGACGACGACCTGGAACGCCGCACCGGCACCGTCGGCCGAGTGATGCCGCACATCGAGGTCAAGGTCATCGACCCGGCGACGGGCGTGACGCTGGAGCGCGGCGCCTCGGGCGAACTCTGCACCCGCGGCTACAGCGTGATGCTCGGCTACTGGGAGCAGCCCGACCGGACCGCAGAGGTGATCGACGCCGGGCGCTGGATGCACACCGGCGACCTCGCGGTGATGCGCGAGGACGGCTACGTACAGATCGTCGGCCGGATCAAGGACATGATCATCCGGGGTGGTGAGAACGTCTATCCGCGTGAGATCGAGGAGTTCCTCTACAGCCACCCCAAGATCGCGGACGTGCAGGTCGTGGGGGTGCCGGACGAGCGGTACGGCGAGGAGATCCTGGCCTGCGTCATCCCCGTGGACCCGGCGGACCCGCCGGTCCTGGAGGAGGTGGCGGCGTTCTGCCGCGGACAGCTGGCGCACTACAAGGTGCCGCGCCTGCTGGAGATCCTCGAAGCCTTCCCGATGACGGTCAGCGGGAAGGTCCGCAAGATCGAACTGCGGGAGAGCTACGGCCGGTAG
- a CDS encoding tryptophanase has translation MEPYRIKVVEPLAFTTREERKAALERVAYNPFDLRADEVTIDLLSDSGTGAISADQLAAGMQGDESYAGSRSFYRWHEVVSELTGYPHILPAHQGRAAERILFSSLLRPGTSVLSNTHFDTTRANVELTGCTAHDLPCAEAKDLDSDFPFKGNIDLVALEQALENADRTPVAAVLMTITNNGGGGQPVSMENLHRTAELCRRHNVPMILDAARFAENAWLVTQREPGYADRTPRQVAEEAFRLADGCVMSAKKDGIVHIGGFIGLKDAELAERCGGLLIATEGFTTYGGLSGRDLDMMARGLLEVTEPAYLAERADIAGYLAARIREAGVDIVEPAGLHALYLNAGRLLPHIPPHQYPGTALVCELYLRGGIRSAELGSLYLGEEDEHGNPVKTAPYELVRLALPRRVYTRSHYDHVAATLADIAKNPESVRGYRVTGQSPILRHFSIKLEPVKSGD, from the coding sequence ATGGAGCCCTACCGCATCAAGGTCGTAGAACCTCTTGCTTTCACCACCCGGGAGGAGCGCAAGGCCGCGCTGGAGCGGGTCGCCTACAACCCCTTCGATCTTCGGGCCGACGAAGTCACCATCGACCTGTTGAGCGACTCCGGGACCGGGGCCATTTCCGCAGACCAGCTCGCGGCAGGAATGCAGGGCGACGAGTCCTACGCCGGCAGCCGCTCCTTCTACCGGTGGCACGAGGTCGTCTCCGAACTCACCGGCTACCCCCACATCCTGCCGGCCCACCAGGGCCGCGCGGCCGAGCGCATCCTCTTCTCCTCGCTGCTCCGGCCCGGCACGAGCGTGCTGTCCAACACGCACTTCGACACCACCCGCGCCAACGTCGAACTGACTGGCTGCACGGCGCACGACCTGCCCTGCGCCGAGGCGAAGGACCTCGACAGCGACTTTCCGTTCAAGGGCAACATCGACCTGGTCGCCCTCGAACAGGCCCTGGAGAACGCGGACCGGACGCCCGTCGCGGCCGTGCTGATGACCATCACCAACAACGGTGGCGGGGGCCAGCCGGTCAGCATGGAGAACCTGCACCGCACCGCCGAACTGTGCCGCCGTCACAACGTCCCGATGATCCTCGACGCGGCCCGGTTCGCGGAGAACGCCTGGCTGGTGACCCAGCGCGAGCCCGGCTACGCCGACCGCACCCCGCGCCAGGTCGCCGAGGAAGCCTTCCGCCTCGCCGACGGCTGCGTCATGAGTGCGAAGAAGGACGGGATCGTCCACATCGGCGGCTTCATCGGCCTCAAGGACGCCGAACTCGCCGAGCGGTGCGGGGGTCTGCTCATCGCCACCGAAGGGTTCACCACCTACGGCGGTCTGTCCGGACGTGACCTCGACATGATGGCCCGCGGCCTCCTCGAAGTGACCGAGCCGGCCTACCTCGCCGAGCGTGCCGACATAGCCGGCTATCTCGCCGCACGCATCCGCGAGGCCGGCGTCGACATCGTGGAACCCGCCGGTCTGCACGCCCTCTACCTCAACGCCGGGCGCCTCCTGCCCCACATCCCCCCGCACCAGTACCCCGGCACCGCACTCGTCTGCGAGCTCTATCTGCGCGGAGGCATCCGCTCGGCGGAGCTGGGGTCGCTGTACCTCGGCGAAGAGGACGAGCACGGCAACCCGGTCAAGACGGCGCCCTACGAACTTGTCCGGCTGGCTCTCCCCCGACGGGTCTACACCCGCAGCCACTACGACCACGTCGCCGCCACCCTGGCGGACATCGCGAAGAACCCTGAATCAGTGCGCGGCTACCGGGTTACGGGCCAGTCCCCGATCCTCCGGCACTTCAGCATCAAACTGGAGCCCGTGAAGTCCGGCGACTGA
- a CDS encoding AMP-binding protein, producing the protein MPATSATETFRAARDFLLKHREDYRAAYEGFRWPRSDHFNWALDWFDVIARDNDRTALHIVEEDGGRTEMSFARMSARSNRAANWLRAQGVREGDRILVMLGNQVELWETALAAMKLRAVVIPATPLLGPADLRDRVERGRVRHVLVRDADTAKFDEVPGRYTRIVVGAETEGWLSYTGADEAPDTFTADRETDADEPLMLYFTSGTTASPKLVEHTHVSYPVGHLSTMYWIGLKPGDVHLNISSPGWAKHAWSNLFAPWTAEATVFIFNYTRFDAARLMAEMDRSRITSFCAPPTVWRMLIQADLTQLKTPPREVVAAGEPLNPEVIESVRRAWGVTIRDGFGQTETAVQVANTPGQTLKAGSMGRPSPGFEVVLLDPVSGEPGAVEGEISLDLSAHPVGLMTGYHGDPDRTAEAMAGGYYRTGDIGSRDEDGYITYVGRADDVFKASDYKISPFELESALLEHEAVAEAAVVPAPDPVRLAVPKAYVVLAEGWEPGPDTAKVLFAHSRAVLAPYKRVRRLEFAELPKTVSGKIRRIELREATARGTGTEYAEEDLT; encoded by the coding sequence ATGCCGGCAACCAGTGCGACGGAGACGTTCCGGGCCGCCCGGGACTTCCTGCTGAAGCACCGCGAGGACTACCGAGCCGCCTACGAGGGCTTCCGCTGGCCCCGCAGCGACCACTTCAACTGGGCCCTGGACTGGTTCGACGTCATCGCCCGGGACAACGACCGCACCGCCCTGCACATCGTGGAGGAGGACGGCGGGCGCACCGAGATGTCCTTCGCCAGGATGTCCGCCCGCTCCAACCGGGCCGCGAACTGGCTGCGCGCCCAGGGCGTCCGGGAGGGCGACCGCATCCTCGTCATGCTCGGCAACCAGGTGGAGCTGTGGGAGACCGCGCTCGCCGCGATGAAGCTGCGCGCCGTCGTCATCCCCGCGACCCCGCTGCTGGGCCCGGCCGACCTGCGCGACCGGGTCGAGCGCGGCCGGGTGCGCCACGTGCTGGTCCGGGACGCGGACACCGCCAAGTTCGACGAGGTGCCCGGCCGCTACACCCGGATCGTCGTCGGCGCGGAGACCGAGGGCTGGCTCTCCTACACCGGGGCCGACGAAGCGCCGGACACCTTCACGGCGGACCGGGAGACCGACGCCGACGAACCGCTGATGCTCTACTTCACCTCGGGCACCACCGCCAGCCCCAAGCTGGTCGAGCACACCCATGTGTCGTACCCCGTGGGCCACTTGTCGACGATGTACTGGATCGGTCTCAAGCCCGGCGACGTCCACCTCAATATCTCCTCGCCCGGCTGGGCCAAGCACGCCTGGTCCAATCTCTTCGCCCCGTGGACCGCCGAGGCGACCGTCTTCATCTTCAACTACACGCGCTTCGACGCCGCCCGGCTGATGGCCGAGATGGACCGCTCGCGCATCACCAGCTTCTGCGCGCCGCCCACCGTCTGGCGGATGCTCATCCAGGCCGACCTGACCCAGCTGAAGACCCCGCCGCGCGAGGTCGTCGCGGCCGGCGAACCGCTCAACCCGGAGGTCATCGAGTCGGTCCGGCGCGCGTGGGGCGTCACCATCCGCGACGGGTTCGGTCAGACGGAGACGGCCGTCCAGGTCGCCAACACCCCCGGCCAGACCCTGAAGGCCGGCTCGATGGGGCGCCCGAGCCCCGGCTTCGAGGTGGTGCTCCTGGACCCGGTCAGCGGGGAGCCCGGCGCCGTCGAGGGCGAGATCTCCCTCGACCTGTCGGCCCACCCGGTCGGCCTGATGACCGGCTACCACGGCGACCCCGACCGCACCGCCGAGGCCATGGCGGGCGGCTACTACCGCACGGGGGACATCGGCTCGCGCGACGAGGACGGCTACATCACCTACGTCGGCCGCGCGGACGACGTCTTCAAGGCCTCCGACTACAAGATCTCGCCGTTCGAGCTGGAGAGCGCCCTGCTGGAGCACGAGGCCGTCGCCGAGGCCGCCGTCGTACCGGCCCCCGACCCGGTCCGGCTCGCCGTGCCGAAGGCGTACGTCGTGCTCGCCGAGGGCTGGGAGCCCGGACCCGACACGGCCAAGGTGCTCTTCGCTCACTCCCGCGCGGTCCTCGCCCCGTACAAGCGGGTCCGCCGGCTGGAGTTCGCCGAGCTGCCCAAGACCGTCTCGGGCAAGATCCGCCGGATCGAGCTGCGCGAGGCCACGGCCCGGGGCACCGGCACCGAGTACGCCGAGGAGGACCTGACATGA
- a CDS encoding ATP/GTP-binding protein, whose amino-acid sequence MASRLSLSEAAYVPSGAQQTAVKILVVGHFAVGKTTLIGSLSEITPLSTEERMTALSERVDDLKGVQGKTTTTVALDFGRLTLSERIVLYLFGSPGQQRFVSLWDDTARGALGALVLVDPERLADSFDVMDLVESYGLDFAVAINHFDGSTVHTPEEVREALDLLPDTPVVTIDARDEKSSVDALITLVRYLHERADLEHA is encoded by the coding sequence ATGGCCTCAAGGCTCTCTCTGTCTGAGGCTGCCTACGTGCCCAGCGGCGCACAGCAGACTGCAGTGAAAATCCTGGTCGTCGGGCATTTCGCCGTCGGCAAGACCACCCTGATCGGCTCACTCTCCGAGATCACGCCGTTGTCCACCGAGGAGCGGATGACGGCGCTCTCGGAGCGCGTCGACGACCTCAAAGGGGTTCAGGGGAAGACGACCACCACCGTCGCCCTGGACTTCGGCCGGCTGACGCTGAGCGAGCGCATCGTTCTGTATCTGTTCGGCTCCCCCGGACAGCAGCGCTTCGTGAGTCTGTGGGACGACACGGCCCGCGGCGCGCTGGGCGCCCTGGTCCTGGTGGACCCCGAGCGCCTGGCCGACTCCTTCGACGTCATGGATCTGGTCGAGAGCTACGGCCTCGATTTCGCCGTGGCCATCAATCACTTCGACGGCAGTACGGTCCACACCCCGGAGGAAGTCCGGGAGGCACTCGACCTGCTGCCCGACACCCCCGTCGTCACCATCGACGCACGCGACGAGAAGTCGTCCGTTGACGCCCTGATCACCTTGGTCCGCTATCTGCACGAGCGCGCCGACCTGGAGCACGCATGA